In the Magnetospira sp. QH-2 genome, one interval contains:
- a CDS encoding universal stress protein has translation MAIKDILVHVDSSVHAEARVTAAVELAKTQGAHLSGLYVISPPHLPGYIEAHLGENIVAERVTALSEMAKRAEIAFTKACADSAIEFQWNQTQGDLAENLIRHVRYYDMAIVGQRDASEDPQVGSDQLPDRLVLSAGRPVMVMPKEGASKPLGRKILICWDASRLATRAVNDTLPLLEEADKVFVLVVDTKESAENMRNVTGANIAKHLARHGISVEARKVTAKEHAIGDTILSKAVETGCDCIVMGGWGHQRWREMVLGGVTKHMLKHMSIPVIMSH, from the coding sequence ATGGCTATCAAGGACATTTTGGTTCACGTCGACTCATCGGTGCATGCGGAAGCCCGCGTCACGGCGGCGGTTGAACTTGCCAAAACCCAAGGCGCTCATTTGAGCGGGCTCTATGTCATCAGTCCGCCACATCTGCCGGGGTATATCGAAGCCCACCTGGGCGAAAACATCGTCGCCGAAAGGGTGACGGCTCTTTCCGAAATGGCCAAGCGGGCCGAAATAGCTTTTACCAAGGCCTGTGCCGACAGCGCAATCGAGTTCCAATGGAACCAGACTCAAGGAGACCTTGCCGAAAACCTGATCAGGCATGTGCGCTACTATGATATGGCCATCGTTGGTCAGCGCGATGCCAGCGAAGACCCGCAGGTGGGATCGGATCAATTGCCCGACCGCCTGGTGCTTTCCGCCGGTCGGCCGGTCATGGTCATGCCCAAGGAAGGCGCCAGCAAACCCCTGGGCCGCAAAATTCTGATTTGCTGGGATGCCAGCCGCCTGGCCACGCGCGCGGTCAATGACACGCTGCCGTTGCTCGAAGAGGCCGACAAGGTGTTCGTGCTGGTCGTGGATACCAAGGAATCAGCCGAAAACATGCGCAATGTCACGGGCGCCAACATCGCCAAGCACCTGGCACGCCATGGCATCAGCGTCGAGGCCCGCAAGGTAACGGCCAAGGAACATGCCATCGGCGATACGATTTTGTCCAAGGCCGTGGAAACCGGCTGCGACTGCATAGTCATGGGCGGCTGGGGCCATCAGCGCTGGCGCGAAATGGTACTCGGCGGCGTCACCAAGCATATGCTCAAACACATGAGCATTCCGGTGATCATGAGTCATTGA
- a CDS encoding GAF domain-containing protein, with the protein MTDETSPDLLAVCEREQLHLSNAVQNFGLLLAVDTDLTVTHVSTNVAQWLDREPADLLDSPITEALGPNFDPRGGAPTALKRRRLQRWRKSPEADSFQLLVTDVDQGFLIEIQSAPPEVGFQGARLSQILRLPAAREGLPELMAQVVSLVRELSGFEKAMIYQFHEDWSGEVVAETGGDQFFDRYMGLRFPASDIPKIARDLYLNTPYRLIPDVAAPPASVVGSNDHAPPLDLTYADLRSVSPVHLAYLKNMNVGASLSIPVIINDQLWALVALHHPEKRYVSIDARHQCLDAVNAFTLTLRSLLVTERMAHLENMDSKIAEIVKGMDLHADVQEGLRSVETALLGLVGAESGALVIEDAIYPIGPAPNRDIINVIDTWALNSPAELPISTDCLSEHLPRTLDHADQVSGVLAVQSPSGRGARMLRLYWFRPELPQVIQWAGNPDKPVTDPSGALPISPRQSFEKWTETTQARSKPWTHAEETVAIKFRAMVLRSMVRQVSINDS; encoded by the coding sequence ATGACCGATGAAACCTCTCCTGACCTGCTGGCTGTATGCGAACGAGAGCAGCTGCATCTTTCCAATGCTGTCCAGAATTTCGGCCTGTTGCTGGCCGTTGATACCGACCTGACGGTGACCCATGTGAGCACCAACGTTGCCCAATGGCTGGACCGGGAACCGGCGGATCTATTGGACAGCCCGATCACCGAGGCCCTCGGCCCGAACTTCGATCCCCGCGGAGGGGCACCGACCGCCCTCAAACGCCGACGCTTGCAACGTTGGCGGAAGTCGCCCGAAGCCGATTCCTTTCAACTCCTCGTCACCGACGTGGATCAGGGTTTTCTGATCGAGATCCAGTCAGCCCCGCCGGAGGTCGGATTTCAAGGCGCCCGGCTTTCGCAAATCCTGCGCCTTCCCGCCGCCCGAGAGGGCCTGCCGGAATTGATGGCCCAGGTGGTCTCGCTGGTACGGGAGTTGAGCGGCTTCGAAAAAGCCATGATTTACCAGTTTCACGAAGACTGGTCCGGCGAAGTCGTTGCCGAAACCGGTGGCGACCAGTTTTTTGACCGCTATATGGGACTGCGTTTTCCCGCTTCGGACATCCCCAAGATTGCCCGCGATCTGTATCTCAATACCCCCTATCGATTGATCCCCGACGTGGCGGCCCCGCCCGCGTCCGTCGTTGGCTCCAATGACCACGCCCCGCCTCTTGATCTGACCTATGCGGATCTGCGAAGCGTCTCGCCGGTCCATCTGGCCTACTTGAAAAATATGAACGTCGGCGCATCTTTGTCCATACCGGTGATCATCAATGACCAACTCTGGGCTTTGGTCGCCCTCCATCACCCGGAAAAGCGGTATGTCTCCATTGATGCGCGCCATCAATGCCTGGACGCGGTCAATGCCTTCACCCTGACCTTGCGCTCTTTGCTCGTGACCGAGCGGATGGCCCATCTCGAAAACATGGATAGCAAGATCGCCGAGATCGTCAAGGGCATGGATCTGCACGCCGATGTCCAAGAGGGCCTGCGTTCGGTGGAGACCGCGCTCCTCGGTCTGGTTGGCGCGGAAAGCGGTGCTTTGGTGATCGAAGATGCCATCTATCCCATCGGCCCGGCCCCGAACCGAGACATCATCAATGTCATTGATACCTGGGCCCTCAACAGCCCAGCCGAGTTGCCAATCTCTACCGATTGCCTATCCGAACACCTGCCAAGGACCCTCGACCACGCCGATCAGGTCAGCGGCGTATTGGCCGTGCAGAGTCCGTCAGGACGGGGTGCGAGAATGCTTCGCCTCTACTGGTTCCGACCGGAATTGCCGCAGGTCATCCAATGGGCCGGAAACCCGGACAAGCCGGTCACCGACCCGTCGGGCGCCCTCCCCATCTCGCCCCGTCAATCCTTCGAGAAATGGACAGAGACAACGCAGGCGCGAAGCAAGCCCTGGACCCATGCGGAAGAAACCGTCGCCATAAAGTTCAGAGCCATGGTGCTCCGATCCATGGTGCGCCAAGTGAGTATCAATGACTCATGA
- a CDS encoding glycosyl hydrolase family 57 produces MRPLPSFSSILGINTPGSLPCDATGKNPAFAITFTADGPIPFPQVILHANNGQHLINGPAVHKKRKTKAGQPYEAQIPAGLLQAGRLRIQVEGCTQADITQADGSDWIKAFAEMDLHAAPRPKVRIQAGADQPVLYFGIHKHMHQPYYNTTDPQYWDGEKDGIFGSRGGNYTDFVPAAVRQYEAGGLPHAGLSTSWSGTLIEQLDRCARDGLCGGRFGGWNDSLRAMAGSKTALGHPRLAFSGFGFFHPLMPLIPHRNIVRQIRDHREVIRRAFGTAATNILFPPETAFHVRMIPALLEAGIEAVIYDSIHRFRACQDYPYAGIQEGMLPPNPAEQVNPPVDDWTQLQNIWAGSKISPSLLRPEYVKYEDPDGGEYKIIAVPAERYIGNEDARGGFGALQYGSVLGQVHDRLLETGGYDPKHPPFFLLHSDGDNHGGGADSYYHHNTGALVQWLHEEPRFELTGVEDYLDRFPPDPANAFHIEPGSWAGADNGDPQFIKWFSRYDQPYSPDLNSWAVLTALQNAVHSIEDAMPDHPALAEARRLMLTAETSCYWYWTGQDVWDQQVTNAANKGMGILASALTTLDDRSGPTIFPAWVTPENPGGQTWGQGCLRDADKQGTLHSFIHDISGLKRATLVLRTGGTEQRLDMTDHGPYPCRTGAHVSAHYLTCALPRELGDIRYFIEAQDARGNVSRSSLERIFLG; encoded by the coding sequence ATGCGCCCCTTGCCATCTTTCTCTTCGATCCTGGGAATCAACACGCCCGGCTCGCTTCCCTGCGACGCCACCGGCAAGAACCCGGCCTTCGCCATCACTTTCACCGCTGACGGTCCGATCCCTTTCCCGCAAGTGATCCTGCATGCCAACAACGGCCAACATCTGATCAATGGTCCGGCGGTCCACAAGAAGCGCAAGACCAAGGCCGGACAACCCTATGAGGCTCAGATCCCCGCGGGATTGCTACAAGCCGGAAGGCTGCGCATCCAGGTGGAAGGCTGCACCCAGGCCGACATCACCCAGGCCGACGGCAGCGACTGGATCAAGGCTTTCGCCGAAATGGACCTGCATGCAGCGCCACGCCCCAAGGTCCGGATCCAGGCGGGGGCCGATCAACCGGTGCTGTATTTCGGTATCCACAAGCATATGCATCAGCCCTACTACAACACCACCGACCCGCAATACTGGGACGGTGAAAAAGACGGGATTTTCGGCTCCCGGGGCGGCAACTATACCGATTTCGTACCCGCCGCCGTGCGTCAGTACGAAGCAGGCGGCCTGCCCCATGCGGGCCTCTCCACAAGCTGGTCGGGCACCCTGATCGAACAGCTCGACCGCTGCGCCCGCGATGGCCTCTGCGGCGGACGCTTCGGCGGCTGGAACGACAGCCTGCGGGCCATGGCTGGATCCAAGACAGCCCTTGGACATCCGCGCCTAGCCTTCAGCGGCTTCGGCTTTTTCCACCCCTTGATGCCGCTGATCCCCCACCGCAATATTGTCCGACAGATCCGCGACCACCGGGAGGTCATCCGCCGCGCTTTCGGCACCGCGGCCACCAACATTCTCTTTCCGCCGGAAACCGCCTTTCATGTGCGCATGATCCCGGCCCTCTTGGAAGCCGGGATCGAGGCGGTGATCTATGATTCCATCCATCGCTTCCGCGCCTGCCAGGACTATCCCTACGCCGGAATTCAGGAAGGCATGCTACCGCCCAATCCCGCCGAGCAGGTCAACCCGCCGGTGGATGATTGGACACAACTGCAAAATATCTGGGCCGGATCAAAAATCTCTCCATCCCTGCTGCGCCCGGAGTATGTCAAATACGAGGACCCGGACGGGGGTGAATACAAAATCATCGCCGTACCCGCCGAACGCTATATCGGCAACGAAGATGCCCGAGGCGGTTTTGGCGCGCTGCAATATGGCAGTGTGTTGGGTCAGGTGCATGACCGGTTGTTGGAAACCGGCGGCTATGATCCCAAGCATCCGCCCTTTTTCTTGTTGCATTCGGATGGCGACAATCACGGCGGCGGCGCCGATAGCTATTATCACCACAACACCGGTGCGCTGGTGCAGTGGCTGCACGAAGAGCCGCGCTTCGAACTGACCGGCGTCGAGGACTACCTGGACCGTTTCCCGCCCGACCCGGCCAACGCCTTTCATATCGAGCCCGGCTCCTGGGCCGGAGCCGACAATGGTGACCCGCAGTTCATCAAGTGGTTCAGCCGCTATGATCAGCCCTATTCCCCCGACCTCAATTCCTGGGCCGTACTCACCGCCTTGCAAAATGCCGTCCATAGCATTGAAGATGCCATGCCCGACCATCCGGCCCTGGCGGAAGCGCGACGGCTGATGCTGACCGCCGAGACCAGCTGCTATTGGTATTGGACCGGCCAGGACGTTTGGGACCAACAGGTCACCAACGCCGCCAATAAAGGCATGGGTATTCTGGCAAGCGCTCTGACCACCCTCGACGACCGCAGCGGACCGACGATCTTTCCCGCCTGGGTGACACCGGAAAATCCCGGCGGCCAGACCTGGGGTCAAGGCTGTCTGCGCGACGCCGACAAGCAAGGCACACTGCACAGCTTTATCCACGATATATCAGGCCTCAAGCGCGCCACCTTGGTACTGCGCACAGGCGGAACGGAACAACGCCTGGACATGACCGACCACGGCCCCTACCCTTGCCGGACTGGCGCCCATGTGTCGGCCCACTACCTGACCTGCGCTCTACCCCGGGAATTGGGAGACATTCGTTACTTCATCGAGGCCCAAGACGCGCGGGGCAATGTTTCCCGCTCCTCCCTGGAACGCATTTTCCTCGGATAG
- a CDS encoding response regulator has protein sequence MVVEPSRYVRVLLKDALRTMGVTTFWEATDGQNALGQLQKVKPDVIITEFDLAAMSGLDLVKALRNDERSPHRYTPIIMVTSSAERRRVLEARDAGVNEYIVKPFSTKQLFGRIMEIVDRPREFVASASYNGPDRRRKADQDYMGPKRRQEDKEKEAAEAALASRLGSMAQAQTARQAEQKPTPPKVKPQAAPAPKPKPAPPPPPPPKPAPKPAAEPEPVIDPSAMSQEELANMLGKNKKGG, from the coding sequence ATGGTCGTCGAGCCCAGCCGCTATGTCCGGGTTCTGCTCAAGGACGCCCTGCGCACCATGGGCGTCACGACCTTTTGGGAGGCCACCGACGGTCAGAATGCCCTGGGCCAGCTGCAAAAGGTCAAACCCGACGTCATCATCACTGAATTTGACCTCGCAGCCATGTCCGGACTTGATCTGGTCAAGGCACTGAGGAATGACGAGCGCAGTCCCCACCGCTACACGCCGATCATCATGGTGACCTCTTCGGCGGAACGCCGCCGGGTCTTGGAAGCCCGCGACGCGGGAGTCAACGAGTACATCGTCAAACCCTTCAGCACCAAGCAGCTGTTCGGCCGGATCATGGAGATCGTCGACCGGCCCCGCGAGTTCGTGGCGTCGGCGTCCTATAACGGTCCCGACCGCCGCCGCAAGGCTGATCAGGATTACATGGGACCAAAGCGGCGCCAAGAGGATAAGGAAAAGGAAGCCGCCGAAGCTGCACTGGCCTCGCGGTTGGGCTCCATGGCCCAGGCCCAAACGGCCCGCCAAGCTGAACAAAAGCCCACGCCCCCCAAGGTCAAACCGCAAGCCGCCCCGGCGCCAAAGCCCAAACCGGCACCGCCGCCGCCGCCGCCTCCTAAACCGGCCCCCAAACCAGCCGCCGAGCCGGAGCCCGTCATCGATCCTTCTGCCATGTCGCAGGAAGAACTGGCCAACATGCTCGGTAAAAACAAAAAGGGCGGTTAG
- a CDS encoding response regulator, whose translation MSFKESIFIIADSNANDRQAFKHILQAAGANKITFVSDDRAALRELEATRVDQIVFVIYDMDTPKLNTVEFAKKVRSNWNSPNRFAIIIGISRDVDIDLVHQARDAGIHGFLIKPVSGAKAMGRINQIIRELRPYVETKTFFGPDRRRPSPVDHQGEDFRRDQKPLLEAPWKAALLRAEKKAAVKPVNKPSPPPQEDTPAETIEDTPLPRPPRLRRPPPSLPPSANKPAEAMEWTDMAAKAPPPPQPVAEEPGPTPEEPEISPADVAAATQALEDEAKSLLGNEQPAPPPPMPTVAPPPPPKPSASPWAGLERPDLAPPPEVAPPTDPMAAAQSTVVYDSGPPVQNVQFADGFAPPSAGPSTKGPTRGGEPTADDEEPLDDSGSFEPTDSEQWHDDQPANPAAPPHSAPGPSGSVGGGAPSGSPGPQNGDFSQEPGAGGENIAHEAPISQKDLLNALLNGDSKGQNQQTEAEHRDPGKRPTISQQDLLATLTKRSTAP comes from the coding sequence GTGAGTTTCAAAGAATCCATATTCATCATTGCCGACAGCAATGCCAACGACCGACAGGCCTTCAAGCATATCCTGCAAGCCGCGGGTGCCAACAAGATCACCTTTGTCTCCGATGACCGTGCCGCCCTGCGCGAGTTGGAAGCGACTCGGGTCGATCAGATTGTGTTCGTCATCTACGACATGGACACCCCAAAGCTGAATACGGTGGAATTCGCCAAGAAAGTCCGCAGCAACTGGAATTCTCCCAACCGCTTCGCCATTATCATTGGCATCAGCCGGGACGTGGATATTGACCTTGTACACCAGGCCCGCGACGCCGGTATTCACGGCTTTCTGATCAAGCCCGTATCCGGCGCCAAGGCCATGGGCCGCATCAATCAGATTATTCGTGAACTGCGGCCCTATGTGGAAACCAAGACCTTCTTTGGTCCTGATCGCCGGCGCCCTTCCCCGGTCGATCATCAAGGAGAAGACTTTCGACGGGATCAAAAGCCCTTGCTTGAGGCCCCTTGGAAGGCGGCCTTGCTTCGCGCCGAAAAAAAGGCGGCAGTCAAGCCGGTGAACAAGCCATCGCCGCCGCCCCAGGAAGACACCCCTGCGGAAACCATCGAGGACACGCCGCTTCCTCGCCCACCCCGCCTGAGACGCCCGCCCCCTTCCCTACCGCCTTCAGCCAACAAGCCCGCCGAAGCCATGGAGTGGACCGACATGGCGGCGAAGGCGCCTCCGCCACCACAACCGGTCGCGGAAGAACCGGGGCCGACACCCGAAGAGCCGGAGATCAGCCCGGCGGACGTGGCCGCCGCGACACAGGCTTTGGAAGACGAAGCCAAATCCTTGCTCGGCAACGAACAGCCCGCGCCACCGCCGCCCATGCCAACCGTTGCCCCCCCGCCACCACCGAAACCCTCTGCCTCGCCCTGGGCGGGATTGGAACGCCCTGACCTGGCACCACCGCCCGAAGTCGCGCCGCCGACCGATCCCATGGCCGCCGCCCAATCCACCGTGGTCTATGATAGCGGTCCGCCTGTCCAAAACGTCCAGTTTGCTGACGGATTCGCGCCACCTTCCGCGGGGCCATCGACCAAAGGACCAACAAGGGGGGGAGAGCCAACCGCTGACGATGAAGAGCCGTTGGACGATTCGGGTTCTTTTGAGCCCACGGATTCGGAACAATGGCACGACGACCAACCGGCGAATCCCGCAGCCCCTCCCCATTCGGCACCCGGCCCGTCCGGATCGGTGGGAGGAGGCGCTCCATCGGGCTCACCAGGGCCGCAGAACGGCGATTTTTCCCAAGAACCCGGCGCCGGGGGAGAAAACATTGCCCATGAGGCCCCGATATCGCAAAAAGATCTTCTCAACGCCCTCCTCAATGGAGATAGTAAGGGCCAGAATCAACAGACCGAGGCGGAGCATCGGGACCCCGGCAAGCGACCCACCATCTCGCAGCAGGATCTCCTGGCAACGCTGACAAAACGGAGCACCGCGCCATGA
- a CDS encoding cereblon family protein, whose protein sequence is MNPILLDVDRPADAPSPGDDATHGLGTEGLSDDRLFCAHCDHPVTREAWRISLRGDHDHVVFNPAGVVFRIGCFEQAEGCLPMGPPSCQFSWFSGYVWRMALCSDCGWHLGWHYAGDGAPATFFGLIQDRIRTRPPENSPTQ, encoded by the coding sequence TTGAACCCAATCCTGCTCGACGTCGACCGTCCCGCCGACGCTCCATCGCCCGGTGACGATGCGACCCATGGACTTGGCACCGAAGGCCTATCAGACGACCGCCTCTTTTGCGCGCACTGCGATCATCCGGTTACCCGGGAGGCCTGGCGGATCTCTTTGCGCGGCGATCATGATCATGTGGTCTTCAATCCAGCCGGCGTGGTATTTCGCATCGGCTGCTTCGAACAGGCGGAAGGCTGCCTGCCCATGGGCCCGCCAAGCTGCCAATTCTCCTGGTTTTCCGGATATGTCTGGCGCATGGCTTTGTGCAGTGATTGTGGCTGGCATTTGGGCTGGCACTATGCGGGGGACGGCGCGCCCGCTACCTTTTTCGGCCTGATCCAGGACCGGATCCGGACTCGCCCGCCGGAAAATTCCCCGACGCAGTGA
- a CDS encoding YqaE/Pmp3 family membrane protein, whose protein sequence is MDIIRIILALFLPPLAAFLTVGIGLHFWLNILLTLLGFLPGVIHALWLVVKK, encoded by the coding sequence ATGGATATCATCCGCATTATTCTCGCCCTGTTCCTGCCGCCGCTGGCCGCGTTTCTGACCGTCGGCATCGGCCTGCACTTCTGGCTCAATATCTTGCTGACCCTCTTGGGCTTCCTGCCCGGCGTGATCCATGCCCTGTGGCTGGTGGTAAAGAAATAG
- a CDS encoding peptidylprolyl isomerase has product MADQVRASHILLMYAGSARSTASRSKEEALTEIEALKTKLAEGTDFAELARNHSDCPSGQQGGDLGEFGRGSMVKPFEEAAFGLEVDAVSDVVETDFGYHLIQRTS; this is encoded by the coding sequence ATGGCCGATCAAGTGCGCGCCTCGCATATTCTTCTCATGTACGCCGGTTCGGCGCGTTCCACCGCCAGCCGGAGCAAGGAAGAGGCGTTGACGGAAATCGAGGCCCTGAAGACCAAGCTGGCCGAAGGCACCGATTTTGCCGAGTTGGCGCGTAATCATTCCGACTGCCCGTCCGGTCAGCAAGGCGGGGACCTGGGCGAGTTCGGTCGCGGATCCATGGTCAAGCCCTTCGAGGAAGCCGCCTTCGGCCTTGAAGTGGATGCCGTCAGCGATGTGGTGGAAACCGATTTCGGTTATCACCTGATCCAGCGCACCTCTTAA
- a CDS encoding DUF1491 family protein, whose amino-acid sequence MSDPKLTAKLWVQACIRRCGVQAIPAMVVRSGDTDAGAILLRLNMLNGTSVVLSQTRTAEGQRAWMRGTGPDPVPDADADSYIERQLRYDPDIWVVEVEDRQGRHPFDDPVI is encoded by the coding sequence ATGTCGGACCCGAAACTGACCGCCAAGCTCTGGGTACAAGCCTGTATCCGGCGCTGTGGCGTGCAGGCCATTCCGGCCATGGTGGTGCGGTCGGGAGATACCGATGCGGGCGCCATCCTGTTGCGGCTCAATATGTTGAATGGCACATCCGTGGTGCTATCCCAGACGCGCACAGCCGAAGGGCAACGCGCCTGGATGCGCGGCACCGGTCCGGACCCGGTACCCGACGCCGATGCCGATTCCTATATCGAGCGCCAACTGCGCTACGACCCGGATATCTGGGTGGTGGAGGTCGAGGACCGACAGGGGCGTCACCCGTTCGACGACCCGGTGATCTGA
- a CDS encoding alpha/beta fold hydrolase, whose translation MADERAFRIKESTYGWCVKLFGALEKRLGLNIKVHPNEDLLSDGQIFLFNHFARFETIIPPYILLRASGTHCRTIADRRLFELNDRFSAFLRGVGAVPNDLPGLLPFLAAEVLRGRKVVVFPEGRMVKDRFIGDDGEGLHHHRGAAVLAMTLDLFKRRILQLHQMGDDRRIAHWVSALGLKDTAELFARALEPTLLVPANITFYPIRVRENFLSRTMERFKGDLPRNLSEELLIEGNLLFKNTDMDIRLAEPMRPRGLRHWWERFLLSRQFEKIASLEDLFGLREQALGPAERLLNRCLDKEMLRLRDGAMTAMYAQTTVNLSHLASCMTLHLLGQGKRHVNRLAFHRALYIALKNLQAARGVSLHRSLHWPDRYRGLPDGKSPELDRFLATCRDAGLIAVTPSSYTFLDKLAREHRFHDVRMENPVAVYANEVAALPMVREAVEDALRTADRVTEADLASLLFDDELRARTWNTRYFHKPRFAEINDKETATASADPYLLTPPGARSTGVLLIHGLSGSPAEMRPLADKLKAAGYPVLGLRLAGHGTSPHDLEGRVWEDWAHSVGRGYRIIAALTDRVVAVGFGTGGLLALTLAGEQHCRLAGVASISAPVVVRQRQFALMPWMHRLNRLASWVPTLDGIKTFTDNETSQPDIDYRSMPVSALRELQGLIDATLARLDYIHIPVTLIQGEDDPVADPTGARRLYERLPGEAKDLYRLSAAIHGIHQPEAEEARERVSQFISWIDSGTPRLKETG comes from the coding sequence ATGGCCGACGAACGAGCGTTCCGGATTAAAGAGAGCACCTACGGCTGGTGCGTGAAGCTGTTCGGCGCATTGGAAAAGCGCCTGGGCCTCAACATCAAGGTGCACCCGAACGAAGACCTGCTGTCTGACGGACAGATCTTTTTGTTCAACCATTTTGCTCGCTTCGAGACCATCATCCCCCCCTATATCCTGCTGCGCGCCAGCGGCACCCACTGCCGGACCATCGCCGACCGGCGGCTGTTCGAGCTGAACGACCGGTTTTCCGCTTTTTTGCGCGGGGTCGGCGCGGTGCCCAATGATCTGCCGGGGCTGCTGCCCTTCCTTGCGGCCGAGGTGCTGCGCGGACGCAAGGTGGTTGTGTTTCCCGAAGGCCGCATGGTCAAGGACCGCTTTATCGGCGACGATGGCGAAGGGCTGCACCATCACCGGGGCGCCGCCGTCCTGGCCATGACCCTGGACCTGTTCAAGCGACGTATTTTGCAATTGCATCAAATGGGCGATGACCGCCGCATTGCCCACTGGGTATCGGCCCTGGGCCTGAAAGATACAGCGGAACTATTTGCCCGGGCTCTGGAGCCCACCTTGCTGGTCCCGGCCAATATCACCTTCTATCCCATCCGGGTGCGGGAGAATTTCCTCAGCCGTACCATGGAGCGATTCAAAGGCGACCTGCCGCGCAATCTATCGGAAGAACTGCTGATCGAAGGCAATCTTCTGTTCAAAAACACCGACATGGATATCCGCTTGGCCGAACCCATGCGGCCGCGCGGCCTCCGCCATTGGTGGGAGCGCTTCCTGCTCAGCCGTCAATTCGAAAAGATCGCCTCGTTGGAAGACCTGTTCGGACTGCGCGAACAGGCGCTGGGTCCGGCGGAACGGCTGTTGAACCGCTGCCTGGACAAAGAAATGCTGCGGCTGCGCGATGGGGCCATGACCGCCATGTATGCGCAGACTACGGTCAATCTGAGCCACTTGGCGTCCTGCATGACCCTGCATCTGCTGGGCCAAGGCAAGCGGCATGTGAATCGTCTGGCCTTTCATCGGGCGCTCTATATCGCCTTGAAGAATTTGCAGGCGGCCCGTGGGGTGAGCCTGCACCGCAGCCTGCATTGGCCCGACCGCTATCGTGGCCTGCCCGATGGCAAGAGTCCCGAATTGGACCGTTTCCTGGCCACCTGTCGCGATGCCGGACTGATCGCGGTCACCCCCAGTTCCTATACGTTTCTGGACAAGCTGGCGCGGGAGCATCGCTTCCATGATGTGCGAATGGAAAACCCGGTGGCGGTCTATGCCAACGAAGTGGCCGCCCTGCCCATGGTGCGCGAGGCGGTGGAGGATGCCCTGCGAACGGCGGACAGGGTGACCGAGGCCGATCTGGCATCCTTGTTGTTTGACGATGAACTGCGGGCCCGGACCTGGAATACCCGGTATTTTCATAAACCGCGTTTCGCCGAAATCAACGACAAGGAGACCGCCACCGCATCTGCCGATCCATACTTGCTGACTCCGCCCGGAGCGCGGAGCACGGGTGTGCTACTGATCCACGGTCTCAGCGGGTCGCCGGCGGAAATGCGGCCTCTGGCCGATAAACTGAAAGCCGCGGGATATCCGGTGCTGGGGCTGCGCCTGGCCGGCCATGGGACCTCCCCCCATGATCTTGAAGGACGCGTCTGGGAAGACTGGGCCCATTCCGTAGGGCGGGGGTACCGGATTATCGCAGCGCTCACGGACCGGGTGGTGGCGGTGGGATTCGGCACCGGTGGCCTGCTGGCCTTGACCTTGGCCGGAGAGCAGCATTGCCGATTGGCCGGTGTGGCCTCCATTTCAGCGCCGGTGGTGGTGCGTCAGCGACAATTCGCCCTGATGCCCTGGATGCATCGCCTCAACCGCCTGGCCAGCTGGGTTCCGACCCTGGACGGAATCAAGACCTTTACCGACAACGAAACCAGCCAACCGGATATCGATTACCGTTCCATGCCGGTGAGCGCGCTCCGCGAGTTGCAGGGGCTGATCGACGCCACCCTGGCGCGGCTGGACTACATCCATATTCCCGTCACCCTGATTCAGGGCGAAGACGACCCGGTGGCCGATCCCACCGGCGCCCGGCGTCTGTATGAGCGGCTGCCGGGAGAAGCCAAGGACCTGTACCGCCTGAGCGCGGCCATACATGGCATCCACCAACCCGAGGCCGAAGAAGCTCGGGAACGGGTGAGCCAATTCATCAGTTGGATCGACAGCGGCACCCCCCGCCTGAAGGAGACCGGATGA